The region GGTAATGGCGCAGAGAAGAAGTGCTCCAGCATCCTGGCGCGCGCTCACATCATGATGGTACTGACCGTTATGTTCTTCGTCTTCAGCTGCGTACTGAGCCTCTCCCCGGCGGATCTGGCGGCAGCGAAAGAGCAGAACATCTCTATTCTGTCTTACCTGGCGAACCACTTTAACGCACCGGTCATTGCGTGGATGGCACCAATCATCGCGATTATCGCCATCACCAAATCCTTCCTGGGCCACTACCTCGGCGCGCGTGAAGGCTTCAACGGTATGGTGATTAAATCTCTGCGCGGTAAAGGCAAGAGCATTGAAATCAACAAGCTGAACAAAATCACTGCACTGTTTATGCTGCTCACCACCTGGGCGGTAGCGACCCTGAACCCAAGCATCCTGGGCATGATTGAAACCCTGGGCGGCCCGGTCATCGCAATGATTCTGTTCCTGATGCCGATGTACGCGATTCAGAAAGTCCCTGCTATGCGCAAGTACAGCGGTCATGTGAGCAACGTCTTTGTGGTTATCATGGGTCTTATCGCAATCTCTGCGATCTTCTACTCCCTGTATACCATGTTCTGATTATCACCCGCGCCGTCTTCTGACGGCGCACTCCTCCCTCTCTGACTGAAAGCAATGGACGCATCATGATTAGCGTATTCGATATCTTCAAAATCGGTATTGGTCCTTCCAGCTCTCACACCGTCGGACCAATGAAAGCCGGTAAGCAGTTCACGGATGACTTGATTGCACGCGGCATCTTGCATGACGTTACCCGCGTGGTTGTCGATGTATACGGCTCGCTTTCCCTGACCGGGAAAGGCCACCATACCGATATCGCCATTATCATGGGCCTGGCGGGAAACCTGCCGGATACCGTTGATATTGATGCGATCCCTGGCTTTATCCAGGACGTGAACACCCACGGGCGCCTGCTGCTGGCGAACGGCGAGCATGAGGTTGAATTCCCGGTTGACCATTGCATGAATTTCCATGCGGACAACCTGTCGCTGCACGAAAACGGCATGCGCATCACCGCGCTGGCCGGCGACAAAGCGGTATACAGCCAGACGTATTACTCTATCGGCGGCGGCTTTATCGTCGACGAAGACCACTTTGGTCAAACCAATACCTCTTCTGTCGAAGTGCCGTATCCGTACAAAACGGCGGCGGATCTTCAGCGTCACTGCCAGGAGACGGGCCTTTCCCTCTCCGGCCTGATGATGAAAAACGAGCTGGCACTTCACAGTAAAGAAGAGCTCGAACAGCACTTCACTAACGTCTGGGAAGTGATGCGCGGCGGTATTGAGCGCGGGATCACCACCGAAGGCGTTCTGCCGGGCAAGCTTCGCGTGCCGCGTCGCGCTGCTGCGCTGCGCCGTATGCTGGTGAGCACCGACAAAACGACGACGGACCCGATGGCCGTTGTAGACTGGATCAACATGTTCGCCCTGGCGGTAAACGAAGAGAACGCCGCAGGGGGCCGCGTGGTCACCGCGCCGACTAACGGCGCCTGCGGTATCGTTCCGGCGGTGCTGGCGTACTACGACAAGTTTATCCGTGAAGTGAACGCGAACTCGCTGGCGCGCTACCTGCTGGTCGCCAGTGCGATTGGTTCGCTGTATAAGATGAACGCGTCTATTTCCGGTGCGGAAGTGGGCTGTCAGGGTGAAGTCGGCGTGGCGTGCTCCATGGCGGCGGCGGGTCTGGCCGAACTGCTGGGTGCAAGCCCGACACAGGTGTGCATTGCTGCGGAAATCGGCATGGAACATAACCTGGGACTGACCTGTGACCCGGTTGCCGGACAGGTACAGGTACCGTGCATTGAACGTAACGCGATTGCCTCAGTGAAGGC is a window of Enterobacter cloacae complex sp. ECNIH7 DNA encoding:
- the sdaB gene encoding L-serine ammonia-lyase II; this translates as MISVFDIFKIGIGPSSSHTVGPMKAGKQFTDDLIARGILHDVTRVVVDVYGSLSLTGKGHHTDIAIIMGLAGNLPDTVDIDAIPGFIQDVNTHGRLLLANGEHEVEFPVDHCMNFHADNLSLHENGMRITALAGDKAVYSQTYYSIGGGFIVDEDHFGQTNTSSVEVPYPYKTAADLQRHCQETGLSLSGLMMKNELALHSKEELEQHFTNVWEVMRGGIERGITTEGVLPGKLRVPRRAAALRRMLVSTDKTTTDPMAVVDWINMFALAVNEENAAGGRVVTAPTNGACGIVPAVLAYYDKFIREVNANSLARYLLVASAIGSLYKMNASISGAEVGCQGEVGVACSMAAAGLAELLGASPTQVCIAAEIGMEHNLGLTCDPVAGQVQVPCIERNAIASVKAVNAARMALRRTSEPRVCLDKVIETMYETGKDMNAKYRETSRGGLAMKIVTCD